A genomic segment from Lignipirellula cremea encodes:
- a CDS encoding acyl carrier protein has protein sequence MAPTKDEVFEKVQTALVDALGVDDDEVTREATMVGDLGAESIDFLDIVFRLEKAFGIEIPRAELFPEDILTSAEYVQDGKVSPTGLVELKKRMPFADLSKFEEDPNVQNFGNLLTVNDLCRYVETKVGTA, from the coding sequence ATGGCGCCCACGAAGGACGAAGTTTTCGAAAAGGTGCAGACCGCACTAGTCGACGCACTTGGGGTCGATGATGACGAAGTAACCCGAGAAGCGACCATGGTCGGCGACCTGGGCGCGGAGTCGATCGATTTTCTCGACATTGTTTTCCGCCTCGAAAAGGCGTTCGGGATCGAAATTCCGCGTGCGGAACTCTTCCCGGAAGACATTCTCACCAGCGCTGAATACGTGCAGGACGGCAAGGTCAGCCCGACCGGCCTCGTTGAACTGAAAAAACGGATGCCGTTCGCCGATCTCAGCAAGTTTGAGGAAGATCCGAACGTGCAGAATTTTGGCAACCTGCTGACGGTCAACGACTTGTGCCGTTATGTAGAGACCAAAGTCGGAACCGCCTGA
- a CDS encoding outer membrane protein assembly factor BamB family protein translates to MRYLLGFFCLATVALSHASAWAGDWPTVAHDIRRSGVTDESLTTPLNLQWVYDSPSKPAPGWSLPVNGYGALKNKSNVSYDDSHRAILVGDTTYFCSSAENRVYAVGSQGEVKWSYFTAAAPRLAPTFWEGRLYFGSDDGRVVCLQADDGQVVWTFSAADSAEQMLGYGRFSSVWPVRTNVMIEGDTAWFAAGLFPSEGVRLYALDPLTGKLRWRREVGRLSGEVEGLAPQGYLLASADSIYVTSRNSPTRFRKSDGEHIPFATPFPNIAKSHEYRFYNGGDYAQIWNDKQIVYGQACLLGYDPDEEWTNRYRRTERGQLKFNWFNARQALLHNKTAYFAMDEYLLSIDQDLLPQVAENEVAAFEELYKRLRVSTRLEAQQEFDAIVAEHGAEDPRALKLKNTTLKYSEASWQQWQEQSPAVLAKIKARCRWMIPLQASESLILAGDVLIAGGENSVYAVSSASGEPLWSDDVGSRVRGLAAANGRLVVSTIDGKVRQYAAQPAADVVHFGGAQPMAASSSHRAETQEKSRVQKLADAVLSLGSFPRGHALVLAGDGELATELAQRTGLTVQLQVTDASQLNAVRTRLAEAGLYGDRITAFTANPQQLPFAPYLFNLVIDRSDRGESAAATPTAELFRVLRPLGGIAVTAAPQSPEETAAFKTLESQGAEVAVQAGMMVVRRGAIPGTTDWTHNYASPSNTYCSEDQKVKGPFGILWYGEPGPRERVDRHSGAPMPLVCQGRMFTIGYDRVMAYDVYNGSQYWERSIQGATRTNLPMGTSNLATDETSLFLVVNDAACWRLDAETGETLRTFEAPSRDDGSRPFWGWLARYDGSLFGSRAAAGRSPSQVDPKHSDELFAYAVDTGELQWRRPIGRVEHDGIAIHQGVMYFVDQVLTPAEKAAARLAAFGKDETTPERVAVDRRGKPIEPDFRKLVALDCHTGEQLWEVPFDGSDLTLDDNAVLDGRSGVSCMVKNGAVVVHGTGSIGHPHREFLAGEFARRSIYVFSADDGKFLWGGRKGYRKRPIIAGDYIYAEPFAWELKTGASKMILNPLSGDPQPFDFHRGYIGCSHLLASGATLFGNKNGIGYCNLDSREGFSSFSSMSLACGLNATPANGVFVAPEGRSGCTCASGGIHTSIALYPRDFGRDWAVGLTGGIGEVNTLPVRHAFINLGAPGYREDEQHRLWLPYPGGNDDGVVNDWIPRYQHDDSMFYYQSPEEVVVTGHELPWLFTSGYHDAKPLTFQLQKKGEPAASYRVTLHFAELEDLEPGERVFHVQVQGKTVLSDFDIRDEAGGPRRAVSKVFPGVKATETLSIALQSANNNGKPPLLSAITIERE, encoded by the coding sequence ATGCGATATCTTCTTGGTTTCTTCTGTCTCGCGACTGTCGCCCTGTCGCATGCTTCTGCCTGGGCCGGCGACTGGCCGACGGTTGCCCACGATATTCGGCGGTCGGGCGTCACCGACGAGAGTTTGACGACGCCGTTGAATCTGCAGTGGGTCTATGACTCGCCCAGCAAACCGGCTCCGGGCTGGTCGTTGCCGGTCAACGGTTATGGCGCCCTGAAGAACAAGAGTAATGTCAGCTATGACGATTCGCACCGGGCCATCCTGGTGGGCGATACGACTTATTTCTGTTCGTCGGCTGAGAATCGCGTTTACGCCGTTGGTTCGCAAGGGGAAGTGAAGTGGAGCTACTTCACCGCCGCGGCGCCGCGGCTGGCGCCGACATTCTGGGAAGGACGGCTGTACTTTGGCTCGGATGACGGTCGTGTCGTTTGCCTGCAGGCCGACGACGGGCAGGTTGTCTGGACGTTCTCCGCCGCCGATTCGGCCGAGCAGATGCTGGGCTACGGCCGCTTCTCTTCGGTCTGGCCCGTCCGCACCAATGTGATGATCGAAGGCGACACCGCCTGGTTCGCCGCCGGCCTGTTTCCCAGCGAAGGCGTGCGGCTGTATGCCCTTGACCCGCTCACCGGCAAGCTCCGCTGGCGCCGCGAAGTGGGGCGTCTGTCGGGCGAAGTCGAAGGCCTGGCGCCGCAGGGATATCTGCTCGCCAGCGCGGATTCGATCTACGTCACCTCGCGGAACTCGCCAACGCGGTTTCGGAAATCCGACGGCGAGCATATCCCGTTTGCGACCCCCTTTCCCAACATCGCCAAATCGCACGAGTACCGCTTCTACAACGGCGGCGACTACGCGCAGATCTGGAACGACAAACAGATCGTCTACGGCCAGGCCTGCCTGCTGGGATACGATCCCGATGAGGAATGGACGAACCGCTATCGTCGCACCGAGCGCGGGCAACTGAAGTTCAACTGGTTCAACGCCCGGCAGGCGCTGCTGCACAACAAGACGGCGTACTTCGCCATGGACGAGTACTTGCTTTCGATCGACCAGGACCTGCTTCCCCAGGTTGCGGAAAACGAAGTCGCCGCTTTTGAAGAGCTGTACAAGCGACTGCGCGTGTCCACTCGCCTGGAAGCCCAGCAGGAGTTCGACGCGATCGTGGCGGAGCATGGCGCCGAAGATCCCCGGGCGTTGAAGCTGAAAAACACCACGCTCAAATACAGTGAAGCCAGCTGGCAGCAATGGCAGGAACAATCGCCCGCCGTGCTGGCGAAGATTAAGGCCCGTTGTCGCTGGATGATTCCGCTGCAGGCCAGCGAGTCCCTCATCCTGGCGGGAGATGTGCTGATCGCAGGCGGCGAAAACAGCGTTTACGCCGTGTCGTCCGCTTCGGGCGAACCGCTCTGGAGCGACGACGTCGGCAGTCGCGTGCGGGGACTGGCGGCGGCCAACGGCCGGCTGGTGGTCAGTACGATCGACGGCAAGGTACGACAGTACGCGGCCCAGCCCGCGGCGGACGTCGTCCATTTTGGCGGAGCGCAGCCGATGGCCGCGTCGTCTTCCCATCGAGCGGAAACGCAGGAAAAATCGCGCGTCCAGAAACTGGCTGACGCAGTGCTGTCACTCGGTTCCTTCCCTCGCGGTCATGCCCTGGTGCTGGCCGGCGACGGCGAACTGGCGACCGAGCTCGCCCAACGCACTGGCCTGACCGTGCAACTGCAGGTGACTGACGCCAGCCAGCTCAACGCGGTCCGCACCCGCCTGGCGGAGGCCGGCCTGTACGGCGATCGGATCACGGCCTTTACGGCCAACCCGCAGCAGCTGCCGTTTGCGCCGTACCTGTTCAACCTGGTGATCGACCGTTCCGACCGCGGCGAGTCGGCCGCCGCCACGCCGACTGCGGAACTCTTCCGGGTGTTACGTCCGCTGGGAGGCATCGCCGTGACGGCCGCGCCGCAGTCGCCGGAGGAGACGGCAGCGTTCAAGACGCTGGAATCGCAAGGCGCCGAGGTTGCCGTTCAAGCAGGCATGATGGTCGTTCGTCGCGGGGCCATCCCTGGTACGACCGACTGGACACACAACTACGCCTCGCCCAGTAACACGTACTGCAGTGAAGACCAGAAGGTGAAAGGGCCCTTCGGCATTTTATGGTACGGCGAGCCGGGACCCCGCGAGCGGGTCGATCGCCATTCCGGGGCGCCGATGCCGCTGGTCTGCCAGGGAAGAATGTTCACCATCGGTTACGACCGCGTCATGGCGTACGACGTTTATAACGGCTCACAGTACTGGGAACGGAGCATCCAGGGCGCCACGCGGACGAACCTGCCGATGGGCACGTCCAATCTGGCGACGGACGAAACGTCCCTGTTCCTCGTCGTCAACGACGCTGCCTGCTGGCGGCTCGACGCGGAAACAGGCGAGACGTTGCGCACCTTTGAAGCGCCCTCGCGAGACGACGGCAGTCGTCCGTTCTGGGGCTGGCTGGCCCGTTACGATGGCTCGCTGTTTGGCAGCCGGGCGGCGGCAGGGCGGTCGCCTTCGCAGGTCGACCCCAAGCATAGCGACGAGCTGTTTGCCTATGCGGTCGATACGGGCGAGCTGCAATGGCGCCGGCCGATCGGTCGCGTCGAACACGACGGCATCGCCATCCACCAGGGGGTGATGTACTTCGTGGATCAGGTGCTCACGCCGGCCGAAAAAGCTGCGGCCCGCCTGGCGGCTTTCGGCAAGGACGAGACCACGCCGGAGCGTGTGGCCGTCGATCGCCGCGGCAAACCGATTGAGCCTGATTTTCGCAAGCTGGTCGCTCTGGACTGCCATACGGGCGAGCAATTGTGGGAAGTACCTTTTGACGGCAGCGACCTGACGCTCGACGACAATGCGGTGCTGGATGGTCGATCGGGCGTTTCCTGTATGGTGAAAAACGGTGCGGTGGTGGTGCATGGAACGGGCAGCATTGGACACCCGCACCGGGAGTTTCTGGCCGGCGAGTTTGCCCGCCGGTCGATCTATGTTTTCTCGGCCGACGACGGCAAGTTCTTGTGGGGCGGGAGGAAAGGGTACCGGAAACGTCCGATCATTGCGGGCGACTATATCTATGCAGAGCCGTTCGCCTGGGAGCTGAAAACGGGCGCTTCGAAAATGATTCTGAATCCGCTTTCTGGCGATCCGCAACCGTTTGACTTCCATCGCGGCTACATCGGCTGCAGCCACTTGCTGGCGTCAGGAGCCACGCTTTTTGGCAACAAGAACGGCATCGGTTACTGCAATCTGGACTCGCGCGAAGGGTTCTCGTCGTTCAGTAGCATGTCGCTGGCCTGCGGGCTGAACGCCACTCCCGCCAATGGCGTGTTTGTGGCGCCGGAGGGTCGTTCGGGCTGTACGTGCGCCAGCGGAGGCATCCATACTTCGATCGCGCTGTACCCTCGCGACTTTGGCCGCGACTGGGCGGTGGGACTGACGGGCGGCATCGGCGAGGTGAACACGCTGCCGGTGCGGCATGCGTTTATCAACCTGGGGGCGCCCGGCTACCGGGAAGATGAGCAGCATCGACTTTGGCTGCCTTACCCGGGCGGGAACGACGACGGCGTGGTCAACGATTGGATCCCGCGTTACCAGCACGACGATTCGATGTTCTATTACCAGTCGCCGGAAGAAGTCGTCGTGACGGGCCATGAACTGCCCTGGCTGTTCACCTCGGGCTATCACGACGCCAAACCGCTCACCTTCCAGCTGCAGAAAAAAGGGGAGCCGGCCGCCAGCTACCGCGTGACGCTCCACTTTGCCGAGCTGGAAGATCTGGAGCCAGGCGAACGGGTGTTCCACGTCCAGGTGCAGGGGAAAACGGTGCTGTCCGACTTTGACATTCGGGACGAGGCCGGCGGCCCCCGCCGCGCCGTGTCCAAAGTTTTCCCAGGCGTAAAGGCGACGGAAACCCTTTCCATCGCCCTGCAGTCCGCCAATAATAACGGTAAACCGCCGCTGCTTTCGGCCATTACGATCGAACGCGAATAG
- a CDS encoding AtuA-related protein, with product MTRPSCSTPPLEMQSFALGQIASARSGDKGNHANIGVIAVDPAAFAYLQQELTVERVAAFFKNLGADEVVRFELPKVGALNFLLKNVLAGGASQSLRIDTQGKLLGQALLSLQLPGPFPEGAVRRAP from the coding sequence ATGACACGGCCGTCCTGCTCGACCCCACCTTTGGAGATGCAGAGTTTTGCGCTCGGACAAATTGCTTCGGCTCGCAGCGGTGATAAAGGAAACCACGCCAATATCGGCGTGATCGCCGTCGATCCGGCTGCATTTGCTTACCTGCAGCAGGAACTGACAGTCGAACGTGTGGCCGCTTTTTTTAAGAATCTGGGCGCGGACGAGGTCGTTCGCTTTGAGCTCCCCAAGGTGGGGGCGTTGAATTTCCTCCTCAAAAATGTCCTCGCCGGCGGCGCCAGCCAATCCTTGCGGATTGATACCCAAGGGAAGCTGCTGGGGCAGGCCCTGTTGTCGCTCCAGCTTCCCGGTCCCTTCCCCGAAGGAGCCGTCAGGCGCGCTCCCTGA
- a CDS encoding 3-hydroxyacyl-ACP dehydratase FabZ family protein has protein sequence MRFRQLDRITELVPGERITAIKALTLSEEYLEDHFPRFPVMPGVVMLESMFQASMWLIHATEEFRLPIVTLKECRNVKYSDFVQPGDVLRVEAQILKHDETSTTLKTQGFLEDGVAVGARLILERYSINERHPARGDADSYTRRRLIEEFRLLYPKRAATA, from the coding sequence ATGCGTTTTCGACAGCTAGACCGAATCACAGAACTCGTTCCTGGCGAGCGGATCACGGCGATCAAAGCCTTGACCCTGTCGGAAGAATACCTGGAAGATCATTTTCCGCGGTTTCCGGTCATGCCGGGCGTGGTGATGCTGGAATCCATGTTCCAGGCGAGCATGTGGTTGATCCATGCGACCGAGGAGTTTCGCCTGCCGATTGTGACGCTGAAAGAGTGTCGCAATGTGAAGTACAGCGACTTTGTCCAGCCGGGAGATGTGCTCCGGGTCGAGGCGCAAATCCTCAAACACGATGAGACATCCACCACCTTGAAAACGCAAGGTTTCCTGGAAGACGGGGTCGCCGTTGGCGCCCGGCTGATCCTGGAGCGTTATTCGATTAACGAGCGTCATCCGGCCCGGGGCGATGCAGACAGCTATACCCGGCGCCGGCTGATTGAGGAGTTTCGTTTGCTTTATCCCAAACGGGCGGCAACGGCCTGA